The following proteins come from a genomic window of Candidatus Bostrichicola ureolyticus:
- the rpsJ gene encoding 30S ribosomal protein S10, producing the protein MSQNIRIKLQSYDHFLLDNSMDKIIKSVIPTGVIIKGPIPLPTVKKIYTVLRSPHVNKKSREQYVLPKHKRFLEICNARSTTIDALMKLELASGVEVKIKV; encoded by the coding sequence ATGAGTCAAAATATTAGAATAAAATTACAATCATATGATCATTTTTTATTAGATAATTCTATGGATAAAATTATTAAATCGGTAATTCCTACAGGTGTTATAATTAAAGGTCCTATTCCTTTACCTACTGTTAAAAAAATTTATACTGTATTACGTTCACCACATGTTAATAAAAAGTCTCGTGAACAATATGTTTTACCTAAACATAAGAGATTTTTAGAAATTTGTAATGCACGTTCTACTACTATAGATGCTTTGATGAAGTTAGAATTAGCTAGTGGAGTTGAAGTTAAAATTAAAGTTTAA
- the rpmC gene encoding 50S ribosomal protein L29, with protein MKINELKKLSIEELKSLLKMKQDNYQKLKFDNTISTIKNPLLIKNLRKDIARINTIINNL; from the coding sequence ATGAAAATTAATGAATTAAAAAAATTATCTATTGAAGAACTTAAGTCATTATTAAAAATGAAACAAGATAATTATCAAAAATTAAAATTTGATAATACAATATCAACTATAAAAAATCCTCTTTTAATTAAGAATCTTAGAAAAGATATAGCTCGTATTAATACAATTATAAATAATTTATAA
- the rpsL gene encoding 30S ribosomal protein S12, which produces MPTIQQLIRKGRISIKKTSKSAILNSCPQKRGVCTRVYTTTPKKPNSAMRKVCRVRLTNGKEIIAYIRGEGHNLQEHSIVCVAGGKIARDLSGVRAHVERGCRDAAGVVGRMKSRSKYGTKKSSNENKQ; this is translated from the coding sequence ATGCCCACTATTCAACAATTAATAAGAAAAGGAAGAATTTCAATTAAAAAAACTAGTAAATCAGCTATATTAAATTCTTGTCCTCAAAAAAGAGGTGTATGTACACGTGTATATACTACTACTCCTAAAAAACCTAATTCTGCTATGCGTAAAGTTTGTCGTGTACGTTTAACTAATGGAAAAGAAATAATTGCTTATATACGTGGTGAAGGTCATAATCTTCAAGAGCATTCAATTGTATGTGTAGCAGGAGGAAAAATAGCTAGAGATCTTTCAGGAGTACGTGCTCATGTAGAACGTGGATGTAGAGATGCTGCTGGAGTTGTTGGTCGTATGAAAAGTAGAAGTAAATATGGTACTAAAAAAAGTTCTAATGAAAATAAACAATAA
- the rplW gene encoding 50S ribosomal protein L23, whose translation MTILIKPLNKVEKYNRYNKSYVFLVKNRANKIQIKNEIEKFYNVIVKNVNTIIFYIKPKSKYTKKGFIINKSKTLKKAIITLEKGAFINYINK comes from the coding sequence ATGACAATTTTAATTAAACCTTTAAATAAAGTTGAAAAATATAATAGATATAATAAATCTTACGTTTTTTTAGTTAAAAATAGAGCCAATAAAATTCAAATAAAGAATGAAATAGAAAAATTTTATAATGTTATAGTAAAAAATGTTAATACAATAATATTTTATATTAAACCAAAATCTAAATATACTAAAAAAGGATTTATTATAAATAAGTCAAAAACATTAAAAAAAGCTATAATAACTCTTGAAAAAGGTGCTTTTATAAATTATATAAATAAATAA
- the rplD gene encoding 50S ribosomal protein L4, giving the protein MEVTVFNINGEKTGSLKLDSFNINPNNHSVYLEIKRYLASKRQGTHKTKERSELSGSRRKLHRQKGTGSSRKGDIKNPLFKGGARVFGPTPRKYNFKLNKSLKRLAKRSIISQKLKDNSILILEDFYLEIPKTRIFLEKLKFFNYISINKKNILMVLETYNKNLYLASRNLPKFKLISVNELNSYDLLKASYIIFFKSSIEKISNYLNK; this is encoded by the coding sequence ATGGAAGTAACAGTATTTAATATAAATGGTGAAAAAACTGGATCTTTAAAATTAGATTCTTTTAATATTAATCCTAATAATCATTCTGTATATCTTGAAATTAAAAGATATTTAGCATCAAAACGTCAAGGAACTCATAAAACCAAAGAAAGAAGTGAATTATCAGGAAGTAGACGTAAACTACATCGTCAAAAAGGAACTGGTAGTTCAAGAAAAGGTGATATTAAGAATCCTTTATTTAAAGGTGGAGCAAGAGTTTTTGGACCTACTCCTAGAAAGTATAATTTTAAGTTAAATAAATCTTTAAAAAGATTAGCTAAACGTTCTATTATAAGTCAAAAATTGAAAGATAATTCAATATTAATTTTAGAAGATTTTTATTTAGAAATTCCTAAAACTAGGATTTTTTTAGAAAAATTAAAATTTTTTAATTATATATCAATAAATAAAAAAAATATTCTAATGGTTTTAGAAACGTATAATAAAAATTTATATTTAGCATCTCGTAATTTACCTAAATTCAAACTTATATCAGTTAATGAATTAAATAGTTATGATCTTTTAAAAGCTTCATATATTATTTTTTTTAAAAGTTCAATAGAAAAAATTTCTAATTATTTGAATAAATGA
- the rplP gene encoding 50S ribosomal protein L16 gives MLQPKRTKYNKQQKKPVKGNSTKGTRLSYGDYGIKTLKSSWITASQIEAARIAATRYMKREGKLWINIFPDKPITKKPQEVRMGKGKGNVDHWVANTKRGRILFEISGVSITIAKEALRLASHKLPVKTKFVIANDLNIKNNEN, from the coding sequence ATGTTACAACCTAAACGAACAAAATATAATAAACAACAAAAAAAACCTGTAAAAGGTAATTCTACAAAAGGAACTAGGCTTTCATATGGTGACTATGGTATTAAAACTCTAAAATCATCATGGATTACTGCTAGTCAAATAGAGGCTGCACGTATAGCAGCTACTCGTTATATGAAACGAGAAGGAAAATTATGGATTAATATATTTCCTGATAAACCTATTACAAAAAAACCCCAAGAAGTACGTATGGGAAAAGGAAAAGGGAATGTAGATCATTGGGTAGCAAATACTAAACGTGGACGTATTTTGTTTGAAATTAGTGGTGTTAGTATAACTATTGCTAAGGAAGCTTTAAGATTAGCATCACATAAATTACCTGTGAAAACTAAATTTGTTATTGCAAATGATTTAAATATTAAAAACAATGAAAATTAA
- the rpsS gene encoding 30S ribosomal protein S19, with translation MARSLKKGPYVSYTLLKKVINNKKLNKKIVIKTWSRSSMIIPEFVGQTFAVHNGKHHIPVYITENMVGHKLGEFVYTRIFRGHAGSKNKKITK, from the coding sequence ATGGCACGTTCATTAAAAAAAGGTCCATATGTATCGTATACATTATTAAAAAAGGTTATTAATAATAAAAAATTAAATAAAAAAATAGTTATAAAAACGTGGTCAAGATCATCAATGATAATTCCTGAATTTGTAGGTCAAACTTTTGCTGTTCATAATGGAAAACATCATATTCCAGTATATATAACTGAAAATATGGTGGGCCACAAATTAGGAGAATTTGTTTATACTAGGATATTTAGGGGACACGCAGGTTCTAAAAATAAAAAAATAACAAAATAA
- the rplB gene encoding 50S ribosomal protein L2, translating to MSIKKLKPITSGQRFRVVNNYDDISKKKNLSNVKYLSIGKNKSGGRNNYGKITMRYIGGGHKKKYRIIDFKRNKFNIPAIVKTIEYDPNRSSFISLLFYADGEKRYIISPNGIKIGQKIFSGKNISPDIGNALYLNDIPLGTIISCIEIKPGKGATLARSAGSYAQLMAKDGKYVIVKLPSGKNQMILNNCIATIGSVSNVDHQLEILGKAGRNRWLGRRPRTRGVAMNPIDHPMGGGEGKSSGGHPRNRKGIPSKGFKTRSKKTSSKYIIDNKK from the coding sequence ATGTCAATTAAAAAATTAAAACCAATAACGTCAGGTCAAAGATTTAGAGTAGTAAATAATTATGATGATATTTCTAAAAAAAAAAATTTAAGTAATGTTAAATATTTAAGTATAGGAAAAAATAAATCAGGTGGAAGAAATAATTATGGCAAAATTACTATGCGTTATATTGGAGGAGGGCATAAAAAAAAATATAGAATTATTGATTTTAAAAGAAATAAATTCAATATACCAGCTATTGTAAAAACTATTGAATATGATCCTAATAGATCATCTTTTATCTCTTTGTTATTTTATGCTGATGGTGAAAAACGATATATTATATCTCCCAATGGAATTAAAATTGGTCAAAAAATTTTTTCAGGTAAAAACATTTCACCAGACATTGGAAATGCTTTATATTTAAATGATATTCCTTTAGGAACTATTATTTCATGTATAGAAATAAAACCTGGTAAAGGAGCAACACTAGCTCGTAGTGCTGGTTCTTATGCACAATTGATGGCTAAAGATGGTAAATATGTAATAGTTAAATTACCTTCAGGTAAGAATCAAATGATTTTGAATAACTGTATTGCTACTATAGGGTCTGTATCTAACGTTGATCATCAATTAGAAATATTAGGCAAAGCTGGAAGAAATAGATGGTTAGGAAGAAGACCACGCACTAGAGGTGTAGCAATGAATCCAATAGATCATCCTATGGGAGGTGGAGAGGGAAAATCTTCTGGAGGTCATCCAAGAAATAGAAAAGGTATACCTTCAAAAGGATTTAAAACACGTTCTAAAAAAACATCATCTAAATATATAATAGATAATAAAAAATAA
- a CDS encoding 50S ribosomal protein L22, translated as MGARKKRIAINNIKYRKPIVFALLRNVPISPRKMRLMANNIRNLSVNNALNILKYSKQKSSIFLKKLLLSALSNWKIKNKNIEKPLYIKEIIVNKARTLKRLRIASKGRANQIKKKYNNVKIIINY; from the coding sequence ATGGGTGCAAGAAAAAAGAGAATAGCTATAAATAATATTAAATATAGAAAACCAATAGTATTTGCTTTATTACGAAATGTTCCAATATCTCCCCGGAAAATGAGATTAATGGCGAATAATATTCGTAATTTAAGTGTCAATAATGCTTTAAATATTTTAAAATATAGCAAACAAAAATCATCAATTTTTTTAAAAAAACTTTTATTATCAGCATTATCAAATTGGAAAATAAAAAATAAAAATATTGAAAAACCTTTATATATAAAAGAAATTATTGTCAATAAAGCTCGTACTTTAAAAAGATTACGAATAGCTTCTAAAGGTAGAGCTAATCAAATAAAAAAGAAATATAATAATGTTAAAATTATAATTAATTATTAA
- the rpsC gene encoding 30S ribosomal protein S3, translating to MGQKTNPIANRLGIILSWQSSWCGDFLERITEDFKIRHYIEKRLPKYIVSRIFIERTLKFITITIYTSRPAIIIGKGGHEIDKLKNELSKITTKEMQINVNDIKRPELDASLVAKNLARYIENRFSYKRIIKQAIISAMRLSAEGIKIQVSGRLNGVEMARKESYKEGSISLSTFRVNIDYAMVEAHTIYGRIGIKVWINKGEIYNKKEFLIVGGGGKR from the coding sequence ATGGGACAAAAAACAAATCCAATTGCTAATAGATTAGGTATTATTCTATCATGGCAATCTAGTTGGTGTGGGGATTTTTTAGAAAGAATTACTGAAGATTTTAAAATAAGACATTATATAGAAAAACGTTTACCAAAATATATTGTCTCTCGTATATTCATAGAACGTACTTTAAAATTTATTACTATTACTATATATACTTCTCGTCCAGCTATTATTATTGGTAAAGGTGGTCATGAGATAGATAAATTAAAAAATGAATTAAGTAAAATTACTACCAAAGAAATGCAAATAAATGTTAATGATATTAAACGTCCTGAACTTGATGCATCTTTAGTAGCTAAAAATTTAGCTCGTTATATTGAAAATAGATTTTCTTATAAAAGAATTATTAAACAAGCTATTATATCTGCTATGCGTCTTAGTGCAGAAGGTATAAAAATACAAGTGTCAGGTAGATTAAATGGAGTAGAAATGGCGCGTAAAGAATCTTATAAAGAAGGTAGCATTTCTTTATCTACTTTTCGTGTAAATATAGATTATGCTATGGTGGAAGCACATACTATTTATGGAAGAATAGGCATTAAAGTATGGATAAATAAAGGAGAAATTTATAATAAAAAAGAATTTTTAATAGTAGGTGGAGGTGGAAAAAGATAA
- the rplC gene encoding 50S ribosomal protein L3 — MQGIIGKYIGMINLYQNGISIPCSIIKAGPCTVTQIKTIDKDGYCAIQLGFEYKKKINKPLKGHFKNILPNKKIVEFKGDFPNLKLGDNIKVNIFNENELINITGISKGKGFQGVIKRHRFSGVGESTHGQHNRLRAPGSIGAGSDPSRVFKGTLMAGRTGNNRITIKNINLIKIDIEKDLLIVKGSVPGYKNSYLIINKINKWK; from the coding sequence ATGCAAGGAATAATAGGTAAGTATATAGGTATGATTAACTTATATCAAAATGGAATAAGTATTCCATGTAGTATTATAAAAGCTGGACCATGTACAGTAACTCAAATTAAAACTATAGATAAAGATGGTTATTGCGCTATACAATTGGGTTTTGAGTATAAAAAAAAGATAAATAAACCTTTAAAAGGACATTTTAAAAATATATTACCTAATAAAAAAATTGTAGAATTTAAAGGAGATTTTCCTAATCTTAAATTAGGAGATAATATTAAAGTTAATATTTTTAATGAAAATGAATTAATTAATATTACAGGTATTTCTAAAGGCAAAGGATTTCAAGGGGTAATAAAACGTCATAGATTTTCAGGTGTTGGTGAAAGTACTCATGGTCAACATAATCGTTTAAGAGCTCCAGGATCTATTGGAGCTGGATCTGATCCTTCTCGTGTATTTAAAGGGACTTTAATGGCAGGTAGAACAGGTAATAATAGAATTACTATTAAAAATATTAATTTAATTAAAATAGATATAGAAAAAGATTTATTAATTGTTAAAGGATCCGTACCAGGATATAAAAATTCGTATTTAATAATAAATAAAATTAATAAATGGAAGTAA
- the fusA gene encoding elongation factor G → MVKNKLKYTRNIGIAAHIDAGKTTTTERILFYTGKTHKIGEVHEGTATMDWMAQEQERGITITSAATRCEWTYYNNKYYINIIDTPGHVDFTVEVERSIRVLDGMVVLFSAVDGVEPQSETVWRQADKYNIPRIGYVNKMDRRGSDFFNVCDQVKNILGSKSVIMQIPIGNEIDFKGIIDLISNKAIIWNDNDKGVTYKECEIPNSIKNISIKYRNKLIEDIVEYDDVLIEKFFKDPSSISEEEIYKTLRKATINLKIVPMFCGSSFRNKGVQILIDAICQYLPSPIDIKKIIGINPITNNKEERRPDDNEPFSALAFKISTDQFVGRLAFIRVYSGVLNAGSYVYNTRTKNKERISRIYQMHTNKQIPIEKVGAGDIGAIVGFKDIKTGDTICYEKYPIILENISFPEPVIGLAIEPKYKKDLDKMSLAISKFLEEDPTIQVRIDRSTRQTIISGMGELHLEIIIDRMKREFGVEVNHGEPQVEYKEALKTTIKHREIYKKQTGGRGKFADIIFILSPSEKNKNGLEFINKVKGGNIPKEFIPSIEKGFRAAMKSGPLAGYEIDAMKLTLIDGSYHPVDSDQLSFELAAKSGFRESSKKAKFVLLEPIMKLEIVTPEENMGDIVGDLNRRRGTVKHIDSRNNTKIIKTIVPLSEMFGYVTTLRTLSSGRAISTMEFSHYEVVPSNIAEEIISKTKDI, encoded by the coding sequence ATGGTCAAAAACAAATTGAAATATACAAGAAATATAGGTATTGCAGCACATATTGATGCTGGTAAAACAACTACAACAGAACGTATTCTTTTTTATACTGGTAAAACTCATAAAATAGGTGAAGTGCATGAAGGAACTGCTACCATGGATTGGATGGCTCAAGAACAAGAAAGGGGCATTACAATTACTTCTGCAGCAACACGTTGCGAATGGACGTATTATAATAATAAATATTATATCAATATAATTGATACACCTGGACATGTAGATTTTACAGTAGAAGTAGAACGTTCTATTCGTGTATTAGATGGTATGGTAGTTTTATTTAGTGCTGTAGATGGGGTAGAACCTCAGTCAGAAACTGTTTGGAGACAAGCTGATAAATATAATATTCCAAGAATAGGTTATGTTAATAAAATGGATCGTAGAGGGTCAGATTTTTTTAATGTTTGTGATCAAGTAAAAAATATTTTAGGTAGTAAATCAGTTATTATGCAAATACCTATTGGTAATGAAATAGATTTTAAAGGTATAATAGATTTAATTTCAAATAAAGCTATTATTTGGAATGATAATGATAAAGGTGTAACATATAAAGAATGTGAAATACCTAATAGTATAAAAAATATTTCTATAAAATATAGAAATAAATTAATAGAAGATATTGTAGAATATGATGATGTTTTAATAGAAAAATTTTTTAAAGATCCTTCTTCTATTTCAGAAGAAGAAATATATAAAACTTTACGTAAAGCTACAATAAATCTTAAAATAGTTCCTATGTTTTGTGGTTCTTCTTTTAGAAATAAAGGAGTCCAAATATTAATAGATGCAATATGTCAGTATTTGCCATCTCCTATTGATATAAAAAAAATTATTGGTATAAATCCTATTACAAATAATAAAGAAGAACGTAGACCTGATGATAATGAACCATTTTCAGCATTAGCATTTAAAATTTCTACTGATCAATTTGTTGGCCGTTTAGCTTTTATAAGAGTTTATTCTGGTGTATTAAATGCTGGTTCTTATGTATATAATACGCGTACAAAAAATAAAGAACGTATTTCACGTATATATCAAATGCATACTAATAAACAAATTCCTATAGAAAAAGTTGGAGCAGGTGATATTGGAGCTATAGTAGGTTTTAAAGATATTAAAACAGGAGATACTATTTGTTATGAGAAATATCCAATAATATTAGAAAATATATCGTTTCCTGAACCAGTAATAGGATTAGCTATTGAACCTAAATATAAAAAAGATCTTGATAAAATGAGTTTGGCAATTTCAAAATTTCTTGAAGAAGATCCTACTATTCAAGTACGTATTGATAGATCAACCAGACAAACTATTATTTCAGGTATGGGAGAATTACATTTAGAAATTATTATAGATCGTATGAAAAGAGAATTTGGAGTAGAAGTCAATCACGGAGAACCTCAAGTTGAATATAAAGAAGCATTAAAAACTACAATTAAACATAGAGAAATTTATAAAAAACAAACTGGAGGTAGGGGAAAATTTGCAGATATAATATTTATATTAAGTCCTTCTGAAAAAAATAAAAATGGTTTAGAATTTATAAATAAAGTGAAAGGTGGTAATATTCCAAAAGAATTTATTCCTTCTATTGAAAAAGGTTTTAGGGCAGCAATGAAAAGTGGACCTTTAGCTGGTTATGAAATTGATGCAATGAAATTAACTTTAATAGATGGTTCTTATCATCCAGTAGATTCTGATCAATTATCTTTTGAATTAGCAGCAAAATCTGGATTTAGAGAATCATCAAAAAAGGCAAAATTTGTTTTATTAGAACCTATAATGAAATTAGAAATAGTAACTCCTGAAGAAAATATGGGAGATATTGTAGGAGATTTGAATCGTAGGAGAGGTACTGTAAAACACATAGATAGCCGTAATAATACAAAAATTATTAAGACTATTGTTCCTTTATCAGAAATGTTTGGATATGTCACTACTTTACGTACGTTATCTTCTGGTAGAGCAATTTCAACAATGGAATTTTCTCATTATGAAGTTGTTCCCTCTAATATAGCAGAAGAAATTATTTCAAAAACAAAAGATATATAA
- the rpsG gene encoding 30S ribosomal protein S7 codes for MRKVKALKKSYLPDPKYGDTLVTRFVNHLIKDGKKIKAFNIFYNAIKKIDEDKKTEEKTGLDIWKQALKNVMPHVEVRSRRIGGVNIQIPVTISSHMKITKAIKLIIKCASLRNEKSMAFKLACEILDAFNEEGMAIKKRDNIHKIVEANKAFSHFRF; via the coding sequence ATGAGAAAAGTTAAAGCTTTAAAAAAGTCTTATTTACCAGATCCCAAATATGGTGATACATTAGTCACTAGATTTGTTAATCATCTTATTAAAGATGGTAAAAAAATAAAAGCTTTTAATATATTTTATAATGCTATTAAAAAAATAGATGAGGATAAAAAAACAGAAGAAAAAACAGGTTTAGATATTTGGAAACAGGCATTAAAAAATGTTATGCCTCATGTAGAAGTTAGAAGCCGTCGCATTGGAGGAGTAAATATTCAAATTCCTGTTACTATATCGTCACATATGAAAATAACTAAAGCCATAAAATTGATAATTAAATGTGCATCATTACGAAATGAAAAAAGTATGGCATTTAAATTAGCCTGTGAGATTTTAGATGCGTTTAATGAAGAAGGTATGGCTATAAAAAAAAGAGATAATATTCATAAAATTGTTGAAGCTAATAAGGCTTTTTCTCATTTTAGATTTTAG